The nucleotide sequence CTTATATTGACATCATATTTAGTGTGACAAACAACATAAAACTTGAGATACATAATGAatgaaactaaataaaaatcaGAAGCATCAACATTTAGATATGAAATTCATAACACATCATCATTCTAAAACCTTTCTCTACTCAATCCTGTCAATTAAAAACCTTCCACAATTTAATAGCAGAATCTGAACTCAACAACATCTCAGAAGACACAGGATGACCAGCTGATGAGATCAAGATTGAGaaagactaaaatgaaattttgttgaATACTAGAGGAGGTAGTTACAGCAAaactgaaaagaaagaaaacaaaatatagcaGAGGGATACTACTAGCCTAGCCAAGTGGCTCCAAAGAGAATGCTCTCTTTCCATAACAGCAGAATTCCAAGATGATTCTCTTACACCGCTTTATTCCCTTAATATAACTAATTCTCATCAAAGCTTGCTGCCAGCTCAGAATTCTAGAAACTTCTTGCTAAGTCACTTAATTCTTACATGCTTCCTTTCACAGACTCCTCTTTTTTTGGGCCTGTCCACAAACTCCTCAAGTGCGGTCCTTCGCTTATTAGGCAAAACTCCCTCATTCAAATCACCGGCCATCACTAGAATTTCTTGCAGAATTGCTGAAGTGTGTGAGAGCAGACAGCACAAAAGATTCAAACTCCACTGTAACCTGGAAAGAGAAACTGACACAAATTGGATTTTATTTCAATTCTCAAATATACACAAACCAAACATACTAAAGAAGCTAAGCATAAACAACACACGAGTGTATTGTTACAATACAATAGATTCATTTATTTTCACCCACAACAATCTTTATCTCGATGGTGTGAGCCGAAACAtggttttctttgtttctaAAAAATGCATTCCTGCTAGCTAGCCTTCACTATCACAATTGTTCACTAAAGTCAACATTGTTTAGAAtaaattgataatatttttagaaaGTAAATATGTGATGATAACGCAGAAACCAACATGAACTCTCATGGACACATGATCACTCAAgtcaaatttcatcaatattttgttgattgaatacttcattttttgctatttcttctcaaattttttcccttttttatgCATGTATTTTTTTGACCCAAACAAAACTGAGTGATGATAGATCCTAgacatttttatttcatataattttttttttactatgaatttaagtaaaaaattaatcatcTGAATTTAATCACACACGCCAAGTTAGTTTATGAACCAAAATACTCAAACTATACATATCCAAAGTTCATATAGTTTATTTAACAAGGTCAATTTTCATTTGATGTTTAGTTCAATTGGTTCAAGATCTAAGTTCAATGATCtcaataacttttatttttttttttccagttaTACGCGGTAGAAATTctgaaaaaactaaaattgcATGACATGGTATTCAGCAGGGAATATAGAATAAAGtacaatataataattaaagCTGCAATGCTCACCAATGTAAtgacaaaaagaaaacatgaaGCATCATTTTAGACAACTCACCTGAAGATTCATTTATCACTTTGTAGTAAAAGCATGGAGTATGTGCAATCTTATGCCACTCTTTCCCTCCTTGCCCTGACAGCTTGGTTGTAGTAAGAGCATCACTTGATAGTCACTACTGAAAGCGAGGAAGGCAGTCTTTCGTCCGGTAAGGATTTAAGCCGGCGACAATCTGAAATCTCAAGGTTTTCGAGAGATGTGAGACGCTGAAGCCACTTCCCTTTTAAgcattttaaataataaagatggGAGATGTGTATCTATACGAGAGAAGTCGGAAGCAATGACTCTCCAATGTTCATCAGGGAATCCATACGACCATCACCTCAAATTCGCAACTCTGCAAGACAAGGGAATGCAAACCCCACCTAGTGATAGCTGAAGTAGACACTCCCAAAATAGGACACTTCAAGTATCTTAAATTCATTGTAAATTTTCTTGTGCAAAAGCCTGCAGTTTTGGACGTCCATACACACTCAATTGATAAAGGCTAGATAGACCGTGAATTGGTGAGCATTTAGTCTATGAAGTGGAAATGACTGAAGATTAGGACAAGCATATATGGATAAACTTTGAAGAAAGGGATGACTATGTGACGGCTGACACCTcttctgaaaaagaaaaagcttTTAGATTTTTACAACCTGAGATGAAAAGACTTTTGACGACTGGGAGAGAACTAGCTGAGAGGATGTCAATGAATCACAGATATTGAATATTTGCAATTTCTCAAGTGAAGTGTAATATGGTAAGGATTCATGAGGTAAGAATTCTAGATTCTCACAAGAAAGAAAAGTGAGAGATTGTAATGTTGTGGGGAGAACATTTCTTGGGTAGGATCTAAGAGAAACTTGAACTCTTCAATAGAATTAGGTCCAATCACCATCCACTCAGGATGTGATGGTCATTTTATGCTGCTTTTTGATGTTATGACCTGAGTAAATGACACTGGGACAACTGGATTACGTCCAACCCTTTTTTTAGCATTATTTGAGCAATCTAGCTTTCTTTATACCCTGCTCCCCACCGACATCCAGAGTGTGGACATTgttgtcaatttttttcatgGCAACGGGTATGGATACATGAGACATCTCAAGTGATTCTACGCCCACAAACTTTTTAGCCAACATATCATCAATTATTTTATCAGACTCTTCAAAAACTTTGGACAAAAATGTGTAAGTTTCATGAGATTTTGATGCTTTGTTGATCAATTTAAACATTTGAGGACATAAATCATTGTATCGCCTCATGAAATGAGCTTTTGTATCCAGTTCAATATGCTGCCCTTTCAAATCATGATTACCTCCCAATCTTGCATCTCTTGTCCATCGCTTCAGTATATAGTGTTGAGGAATCAGCTTAATATTCATAACATCTAATACTTTCAAAGCATGACTGCATAAGATGCCGTGTGTCTCAAATTTACGACAATCACAAGCAACCTTTTGATCCATAAGATTCCCTATTACCATCCGCTCCTTATTATTATCATAATTTGTAACAACATACAACCCTTCTTTCAAATTCTTTACGCAAGTGCCTAGATATTCCTCATATTCTTCTTGAAATTCCTCAAAGGTTTTTGGAGTGTAAATGTTTCCGGCTTGTACAAGCATAGGAgcccttttcattttcaatttaggCAACTCGTGTCTTGACTCATAATCGGCTTCTGATTCATTGTTCCGTATTCCATGGACAATCCTTCCAAAGTGTGAgaaaaattgaactaaatttaaatctgacttcaaataatttttcaacTCAGCATTAAAACTCTCACTTAATTGAGTAGATCTCATACCTGCAGTGAAATGTTTTCGAACATACGCCCATGCCCATTTTTCCTTTAATTGAAAAATCATACGGAGCCATGAATCTTCAGAAACATTATGTTCAACAAGTAAAACATTCCATGCGTTCAAAAATTCACCTTCCTCTTCATGTAGATCAATGCATGCTTCAAAATCTGAGCAGAATTTTGAACTCTTTTGATAAAGATGGTTCACATGTGTCTGTGCATTTTCTCTTATACGCCAAGTGCACAACCCATGAAATGTTTCCGGCATAACTACAGAAATAGCCTTAGCCATTGCTTCATCTTGATCAGTTAGAAGGGTTTTAGGCTTTTCTCCACCCATTGCTTTGAGAAAAGTTTCAAATAACCATTGAAAAGAAGGGATTGTTTCATCATATAGCAATGTTGCACCAAAAACAACCATCTGCTTGTGATTATTTAGTCCAACAAATACTCCCAACGGACGATAATCCTTATTTGTCATGTATGTTGTGTCCAAAGTGACGACATCACCGAAGCATCCATACTCGTTTATCATTTGTGCATCCGCCCAAAATACATTTGTTATTTGCTCTTCAACATCCATTTGGAAGTCATAATAGAATGAAGGATTTTCACGTTGCCGTTTGAAATGCATCAACAACGCACCCACTTCACCATACATTAGTGACCTCATCCTTCTAGTTTGAAGATAACCAACATCATCTATCCCACCATCTTGCTTGTACACATATTCCTGAAAatcttttcgttttaatccaGATTCGTCAGCCACTACAACTTGACATGCTCGTGACTCAGATATTTGTCGATGGGAGCGAGGAGTATGAAAATACCCTGGCGGTTCAagaagatgattatgttgagcTACAAAGTCAACAACCTTGTACTTACCAATCTTTCGATCAAGTGAAATAACCATACGTGCATCACATCCCGTTCTGGTTTCCACTCTCCCCTCTTTTGTCAAATGGTCTCGTTTGTCAACACCCGTTTACCCTCTTTAAAGCACGTGAATCTTCTTGAAGTCAGAATTCCAtcttttttgcttttatttCCATATTCTCGACGAATACCGAACCCAATTCTCCTACTATACttattataaaattcatatgCCACTGCCTCAGATTCAAACTCCATTTCCAAGTGTGGTATATAATCAACAACAGTCTCTTCTCCATTTTGCACAATATTCACATCAATATTGTTCCTCAATTTCTCTACACCTTCAACTATTGGAATTGTTGACCCATTcatgtttccttaaaaaataatagagtcAGCTTGTCAATAATAATATAAGTAAACAACCTGCTGTGAATTCtattaaaaatcacaccaaCACTTTGATGTGTAGAGCAAAATTAGCAGCAATCAAACTGAATTAATCAAACAAACACCGATAACAAAAATAGataaaggagaagaagaaaaaacgcATGGATATTTATTTATCGAGTTCGACCCAACAATGACCTACGTCTCAAGAAGAGAGGTCTCTCCAATTCAATATCAACGAGTTTATATTACTAAGAGATACAAGGGTTACAAAAAATTAACCTTAAAcaataaaccctaatttctatccTTTTTCCGAATCTCTTCCCCTGATCAATAGACTCAATGATTTCACTCACAAATTGTCATAATAGCGATTTTAAGGTACATGCAGCACAACCATTTTGATATCTGAATGTGTAATGTGTTGTCATTATAGTCACTGAATGTATCGAAATTGCAGACACGTGTCGCTTTAGTTAGTCACTTTGGTCCTTCAAATGTGTTGTTCGTCAATTTAATCAATAACATTACAAACAAAAAGCGACAAAGAGACACAATGATTGTTTACCCTAATAATATTCatagaaaattaagaaaaaaagaagaagaagaaaaaacgaaAATTACCAGAAACGCTACTCATATGCGGCGGTGGGGTGTTCGAAAGGTACTCTTTCAACAGACGCTTtcaagttgaagaagaagaggtgTGACCTTTTCtcttaataaaattgattttaaaactTCAAATCACAACCGTTGATTTTTAATTTGCCACATGTCAATTAGAGAAATAATAAACGAAAGATTTCcaagttatcttttttttcttcaattttcgatttttagttttattttttaagaaactaaattagcCTAACTAAAATCAAACCTGATAATTTGAGAATGAACACACTTTAAGGTTACAAATCAATACCACCAGATTTAATTAAGTGggttttgatttgtttaaaggataaattttttattttatagtgtCCGTTTGTTACATGATTTTTAAAAGGATTAATTccgtttgttatagattttaagAAGGAGAAAATTTAGGTACAATTTCTTATGTGCTTTTCGTATAATTCTTAAgtaaattcaccatgattttctcacatccataattttctcaaagtttgttatatccaaaaatatatatttttagttaagaaccatacgcaAAACACCTAAGGAATTATACCTAAGTTttctacttttaaaaaaatatgaacaaaaacaaCTTTAAATGATATGCACTTAAGAGtagtttttttggttttttttaaacattttgtAAACTTTGGCTTTTTCTTTGACACACCTTGCGCTTGAGattgatattttaattcattttggtTTCTAACGAAATAatagattattaaaaaatacagagaatttcATACCTCAGATGTTGAATAAAGTTAAACTTTATTCCTTTTGGTGGATAAAGGCAAAGAATGTAAATTGTTTCGGTCAATCTAAGGCTCCAAGCCCATTATACTCCCATATGCCTATATATACAGGAgcattacttttcccaccctatgccTTTCCTCgcacacattttttttctttccaaaattaCCCTCGGAGCATTCCGGATTTCATAATTCGGAATtgtgttttcctttgttatagggTGAAAAATAGAGTTACGGGTTTTTCCGAattttgtaatccggaaacttcaaaaaataggacgcgttacatgatgtttccggattacataatccgaaaACCCCCTGAACACCctttttcaaagtaaaacagttcggattatataatccgaactgtatcagcaTAAATTCTatacatgtttgtaacatggatagtcattttatggacaatattaatatttataactttCATCATTctgttttgggtcattgttacaTGTTCTTAGTTAAAAATCGGATTTTCGGAttacttgatcggattgctctGAAACTTGCCTAGAAAATCAGAGAAAATTCAAGGACCTTGACTCCCTTAGAAggacttcttacgggactccgcccctcaaaattcaaaataccatcgtttagacccattcttaatttttttaatttttcatattctcagaaaaatccgaaaaaatttgcattagttttatttaatttttagaattttttggtgctatttttatgattttatttgacatgttttaaacattt is from Medicago truncatula cultivar Jemalong A17 chromosome 1, MtrunA17r5.0-ANR, whole genome shotgun sequence and encodes:
- the LOC25480433 gene encoding protein FAR1-RELATED SEQUENCE 5 → MVISLDRKIGKYKVVDFVAQHNHLLEPPGYFHTPRSHRQISESRACQVVVADESGLKRKDFQEYVYKQDGGIDDVGYLQTRRMRSLMYGEVGALLMHFKRQRENPSFYYDFQMDVEEQITNVFWADAQMINEYGCFGDVVTLDTTYMTNKDYRPLGVFVGLNNHKQMVVFGATLLYDETIPSFQWLFETFLKAMGGEKPKTLLTDQDEAMAKAISVVMPETFHGLCTWRIRENAQTHVNHLYQKSSKFCSDFEACIDLHEEEGEFLNAWNVLLVEHNVSEDSWLRMIFQLKEKWAWAYVRKHFTAGMRSTQLSESFNAELKNYLKSDLNLVQFFSHFGRIVHGIRNNESEADYESRHELPKLKMKRAPMLVQAGNIYTPKTFEEFQEEYEEYLGTCVKNLKEGLYVVTNYDNNKERMVIGNLMDQKVACDCRKFETHGILCSHALKVLDVMNIKLIPQHYILKRWTRDARLGGNHDLKGQHIELDTKAHFMRRYNDLCPQMFKLINKASKSHETYTFLSKVFEESDKIIDDMLAKKFVGVESLEMSHVSIPVAMKKIDNNVHTLDVGGEQGIKKARLLK